One Mycobacterium marseillense DNA window includes the following coding sequences:
- a CDS encoding crotonase/enoyl-CoA hydratase family protein, whose product MSSENQEANEPEVLVEQRDRILIITINRPKAKNAVNSAVANGLAAAVDRLDGEPGLSVGILTGAGGSFCAGMDLKAFARGELPIVEGRGMGFTERPPVKPLIAAVEGYALAGGTELALATDLIVASKDSAFGIPEVKRGLVAGGGGLLRLPQRIPSAIAMELALTGENLSAERAHALGMVNVLADPGSALDAAIELAEKIAANGPLAVAATKQIIVESRGWSPDTMFAEQNKLLAPVFSSNDAKEGAIAFAEKRPPKWTGT is encoded by the coding sequence GTGAGCAGCGAAAACCAAGAGGCCAACGAGCCCGAAGTCCTGGTCGAACAGCGGGACCGGATCCTCATCATCACGATCAACCGGCCGAAGGCCAAGAACGCGGTCAACTCCGCGGTGGCCAACGGCCTGGCCGCCGCCGTCGACCGGCTCGACGGCGAACCCGGGCTGTCGGTGGGCATCCTCACCGGGGCCGGCGGCTCGTTCTGCGCGGGCATGGACCTCAAGGCCTTCGCCCGGGGCGAGCTCCCCATCGTCGAGGGCCGCGGCATGGGCTTCACCGAACGCCCACCGGTCAAGCCGCTGATCGCGGCGGTCGAGGGTTACGCGCTGGCGGGCGGCACCGAACTGGCGCTGGCGACCGACCTGATCGTGGCCTCCAAAGACTCGGCGTTCGGCATCCCGGAAGTCAAGCGCGGCCTGGTCGCCGGGGGCGGCGGGCTGCTGCGGCTGCCGCAGCGCATCCCGTCCGCGATCGCCATGGAGCTGGCGCTGACCGGTGAAAATTTGAGCGCGGAGCGCGCACACGCGCTGGGGATGGTCAACGTCCTCGCCGACCCCGGATCCGCGCTGGATGCGGCGATCGAGCTGGCCGAGAAGATCGCGGCGAACGGGCCGCTGGCGGTGGCCGCCACCAAGCAAATCATCGTCGAGTCCCGCGGCTGGAGCCCCGACACCATGTTCGCCGAGCAGAACAAGCTGCTGGCTCCGGTGTTCTCGTCCAACGACGCCAAAGAGGGCGCCATCGCTTTCGCCGAGAAGCGGCCGCCCAAGTGGACGGGCACCTGA
- a CDS encoding WS/DGAT/MGAT family O-acyltransferase, whose protein sequence is MKRLSGWDSVLLYSEAPNVHMHTIKAAVIELDVDRRSLNVDAFREVIAGRLNKLDPFCYQLIEVPLNFHHPMWRENCEVDLDYHIRPWRVAPPGGRRELDEAIGQIASTPLDRSRPLWEMYFVEGLANNRIAVVGKIHHALADGVASANLLARGMDLQPCPEGKPYMCDPPPTTRQLVASAFADHVRHVGRIPHTIRYTAQGLGRVRRSARKFSPELTRPFEPPPTFMNHKITPERRFATATLALADVKETGKRLGATINDMVLAMATGALRTLLLRYDGKAEPLLASVPMSFDFSPERISGNRFTGVLVGLPTDADDPLERVRCSHENAIAAKESNQLMGPELVSRWAAYMPPGPTQAFFRWASGRDGHNKILNLNISNVPGPRERGRVGGALVTEIYSVGPLTAGSGLNITVWSYVDQLNISVLADGATCEDPHEVTDAMVHDFIEIRRAAGLSENLTTVEAAMAPA, encoded by the coding sequence GTGAAGAGGCTTAGCGGCTGGGACTCGGTACTGCTGTACAGCGAAGCACCGAACGTGCACATGCACACCATCAAAGCCGCCGTCATCGAACTGGACGTGGATCGGCGTTCCCTGAACGTCGACGCGTTTCGCGAAGTCATCGCTGGCCGGCTGAACAAGCTCGATCCGTTCTGCTACCAGCTCATCGAGGTCCCCCTCAACTTCCACCACCCGATGTGGCGGGAGAACTGCGAGGTCGACCTCGACTATCACATCCGCCCGTGGCGGGTGGCGCCGCCCGGGGGCCGCCGGGAGCTGGACGAGGCGATCGGGCAAATCGCCAGCACCCCGCTCGATCGCAGCCGCCCGCTATGGGAGATGTACTTCGTGGAGGGCTTGGCCAACAACAGGATTGCGGTGGTCGGCAAAATTCACCACGCGCTCGCCGACGGGGTGGCGTCGGCGAATCTGTTGGCCCGCGGCATGGACCTGCAGCCGTGCCCGGAGGGCAAGCCCTACATGTGCGACCCGCCCCCCACCACGCGGCAGCTCGTCGCCTCGGCGTTCGCCGATCACGTGCGCCACGTCGGGCGGATCCCGCACACCATCCGCTACACCGCGCAGGGTTTGGGCCGGGTGCGCCGCAGCGCGCGTAAGTTCTCCCCGGAGCTGACGCGGCCGTTCGAACCGCCGCCGACGTTCATGAACCACAAGATCACCCCGGAGCGGCGGTTTGCCACCGCCACGCTGGCGTTGGCCGACGTCAAGGAGACCGGCAAGCGGCTCGGGGCGACGATCAACGACATGGTCCTGGCCATGGCGACGGGCGCGTTGCGCACGCTGCTGTTGCGCTACGACGGCAAGGCCGAACCGCTGCTGGCCTCGGTGCCAATGAGTTTCGACTTCTCGCCCGAGCGGATCTCCGGCAATCGTTTCACCGGCGTCCTGGTGGGCCTGCCGACCGATGCCGACGATCCGCTGGAACGGGTGCGCTGCAGCCACGAGAACGCCATCGCGGCCAAGGAAAGTAACCAGCTGATGGGACCGGAGCTGGTCAGCCGATGGGCGGCATACATGCCGCCCGGCCCCACCCAGGCCTTCTTCCGGTGGGCGTCCGGCCGCGACGGCCACAACAAGATCCTCAACCTGAACATCTCCAATGTCCCCGGGCCGCGGGAGCGCGGCCGGGTCGGCGGGGCATTGGTCACCGAGATCTATTCGGTGGGCCCGTTGACCGCCGGCAGCGGGCTCAACATCACCGTGTGGAGCTATGTCGATCAGCTCAACATCTCGGTGCTCGCCGACGGGGCCACGTGCGAGGACCCGCACGAGGTGACCGACGCCATGGTTCACGACTTCATCGAAATCCGCAGGGCCGCGGGGCTTTCGGAGAACCTCACCACCGTCGAAGCCGCGATGGCGCCGGCCTGA
- a CDS encoding aldehyde dehydrogenase — protein MTDVKTEYDKLFIGGKWTEPSTSEVIEVTCPATGEYVGKVPLAAAADVDAAVAAARAAFDSGPWPTTPPKERAAVIANALKVMEERKDLFTQLLAAETGQPPTGVETMHWMSSIGALNFFAGPAVDQVKWKEVRTGGYGQSIVHREPIGVVGAIVAWNVPLFLAVNKLGPALLAGCTVVLKPAAETPLSANALAEAFAEAGLPEGVLSVVPGGIETGQALTSNPDVDIFSFTGSSAVGKEIGRRAADMLKPCTLELGGKSAAIVLDDVDLASSIPMLVFSGIMNTGQACVAQTRILAPRSRYDEIVDAVSTFVQALPVGLPSDPAAQIGSLISEKQRARVEGYIAKGIEEGARLVCGGGRPEGRDDLASGFFVQPTVFADVDNKMTIAQEEIFGPVLSIIPYDTEEDAIKIANDSVYGLAGSVWTADVQRGIEVSEKIRTGTYAINWYAFDPCCPFGGYKNSGIGRENGPEGVEHFTQQKSVLMPMGHTIES, from the coding sequence ATGACCGACGTCAAGACCGAATACGACAAGCTTTTCATCGGCGGCAAGTGGACGGAACCGTCGACCTCCGAAGTGATCGAGGTGACCTGTCCGGCCACCGGTGAGTACGTCGGGAAGGTGCCGCTGGCCGCCGCTGCCGACGTCGACGCCGCCGTCGCCGCGGCCCGCGCGGCCTTCGACAGCGGCCCGTGGCCGACCACGCCGCCGAAGGAGCGCGCGGCCGTGATCGCCAACGCGCTCAAAGTGATGGAGGAGCGCAAGGACCTGTTCACCCAGCTGCTCGCGGCCGAGACCGGCCAGCCGCCCACCGGCGTCGAAACGATGCACTGGATGAGCTCGATCGGGGCGCTGAACTTCTTCGCCGGCCCCGCCGTCGACCAGGTCAAGTGGAAAGAGGTCCGCACCGGCGGTTACGGGCAGAGCATCGTCCACCGCGAGCCGATCGGTGTGGTGGGCGCGATCGTCGCCTGGAACGTGCCACTGTTCCTGGCCGTCAACAAGCTGGGCCCGGCGCTGCTGGCCGGGTGCACGGTGGTGCTCAAGCCGGCCGCCGAAACCCCTTTGAGCGCAAACGCTTTGGCGGAGGCCTTCGCCGAGGCGGGGCTGCCCGAGGGCGTGCTGTCGGTGGTGCCCGGCGGCATCGAGACCGGGCAGGCGCTGACTTCGAACCCGGACGTCGACATCTTCTCCTTCACCGGCAGCTCTGCCGTCGGCAAGGAGATCGGCCGTCGCGCCGCCGACATGCTCAAGCCTTGCACGCTGGAGCTGGGCGGGAAGTCGGCCGCCATCGTCCTCGACGACGTCGACCTGGCGTCCTCGATCCCGATGCTGGTGTTCTCCGGGATCATGAACACCGGCCAGGCCTGCGTGGCCCAGACGCGCATCCTGGCACCCCGCTCGCGGTACGACGAAATCGTCGATGCGGTAAGCACTTTCGTGCAGGCGCTGCCGGTGGGCCTGCCGTCGGACCCGGCCGCCCAGATCGGTTCGCTGATTTCGGAGAAGCAGCGGGCCCGGGTCGAGGGCTACATCGCCAAGGGCATCGAGGAGGGCGCGCGGCTGGTGTGCGGCGGCGGCCGTCCCGAGGGGCGCGATGACCTAGCCAGCGGCTTCTTCGTACAGCCGACCGTGTTCGCCGACGTCGACAACAAGATGACGATCGCCCAGGAGGAGATCTTCGGGCCGGTGCTGTCGATCATTCCCTATGACACCGAGGAGGACGCGATCAAGATCGCCAACGACTCGGTGTACGGGCTGGCCGGCAGCGTGTGGACCGCCGACGTGCAGCGGGGCATCGAGGTCTCGGAGAAGATCCGCACCGGGACGTACGCGATCAACTGGTACGCGTTCGACCCGTGCTGCCCGTTCGGCGGCTACAAGAACTCCGGCATCGGCCGCGAGAACGGCCCCGAGGGCGTCGAGCACTTCACGCAGCAGAAGAGCGTGCTGATGCCGATGGGCCACACGATCGAAAGCTAG
- a CDS encoding TerC family protein — MDVPDWVWALTVLAIVGLLAFDFFFHVRKAHVPTLREAALWSLAYVGIALLFGVGLLAFGGHEEGPEYFAGYVTEKALSVDNLFVFLMIMASFRVPREDQQKVLLFGIVFSLIARTGFIFLGATLINTFAWVFYLFGLILLVAAGGVLRPDEREESRRADNVVIRIAKKVLHTTEHYDGDKLFTMVDGRRAMTPMLLVMVAIGGTDMFFALDSIPAIFGLTQNVYIVFTATAFSLLGLRQLYFLIEGLLDRLVYLSYGLAAILGFIGVKLILHALHENNVPFINDGEPVSLVEISTYLSLAVIVGVLVVTVVASLLSPMGKARTAIAGARRHAAAYLDSEYTHDPAERERIFRKLLAERDQILALGPKYRQLVRDEPVLIDLFDRAAAKHDEAVGRGEAEPFVRMGLTS; from the coding sequence ATGGATGTTCCCGATTGGGTGTGGGCCCTGACCGTCCTGGCCATCGTCGGGTTGTTGGCCTTCGACTTTTTCTTCCATGTCCGCAAGGCGCACGTCCCGACGCTGCGTGAGGCCGCGCTCTGGTCGCTCGCCTACGTCGGCATCGCGCTGCTGTTCGGCGTCGGCTTGCTCGCGTTCGGCGGCCACGAGGAAGGCCCGGAATACTTCGCCGGGTACGTCACCGAAAAGGCGCTCTCGGTCGACAACCTGTTCGTCTTCCTGATGATCATGGCCAGCTTCCGGGTCCCGCGCGAGGATCAGCAGAAGGTGCTGCTGTTCGGGATCGTCTTCTCGCTCATCGCCCGGACCGGCTTCATCTTCCTCGGCGCCACGCTGATCAACACGTTCGCGTGGGTCTTCTACCTGTTCGGGCTGATCCTGTTGGTCGCGGCCGGCGGCGTCCTGCGGCCCGACGAGCGCGAGGAATCCCGCCGGGCCGACAACGTCGTCATCCGGATCGCCAAGAAGGTCCTGCACACCACCGAGCACTACGACGGCGACAAGTTGTTCACGATGGTGGACGGCCGGCGCGCGATGACGCCGATGCTGCTGGTGATGGTCGCCATCGGCGGCACGGACATGTTTTTCGCGCTCGACTCGATCCCGGCGATCTTCGGCCTCACCCAGAACGTCTACATCGTCTTCACCGCCACGGCCTTCTCGCTGCTGGGCCTGCGGCAGCTGTACTTCCTCATCGAGGGCCTGCTGGACCGACTGGTCTACCTGTCCTACGGTCTGGCGGCGATCCTCGGCTTCATCGGCGTCAAGCTGATCCTGCACGCGCTGCACGAGAACAACGTGCCGTTCATCAACGACGGCGAGCCGGTTTCGCTGGTCGAGATCAGCACCTACCTGTCGCTGGCCGTGATCGTCGGTGTCCTGGTCGTCACCGTCGTCGCCTCGTTGCTGAGCCCCATGGGCAAGGCCCGGACGGCGATCGCCGGCGCCCGGCGCCACGCCGCGGCCTACCTCGACTCCGAGTACACCCACGATCCCGCCGAACGCGAACGCATCTTCCGCAAGCTGCTCGCCGAGCGCGATCAGATCCTCGCGCTCGGGCCGAAGTACCGCCAGCTGGTCCGCGACGAGCCCGTGCTGATCGACCTGTTCGACCGCGCGGCCGCCAAGCACGACGAAGCCGTCGGCCGCGGCGAGGCCGAACCGTTCGTCCGGATGGGCCTGACCTCCTGA
- a CDS encoding class I SAM-dependent methyltransferase, which translates to MAVTDLFARRATLARSVRLLSQFRYEQSDPARFYGALAADTAAMVSDLWRAAHADSPAGRTLLDVGGGPGYFATAFADAGVGYIGVEPDPAEMHAGGPAVAAGPGTFVRASGMALPFADASVDICLSSNVAEHVPRPWRLGTEMLRVTRPGGLAVLSYTVWLGPFGGHEMGLTHYLGGERAAARYARKHGHPAKNDYGSSLFEVSAADGLTWAASTGAALAAFPRYHPRWAWWLTRVPVLREFLVSNLVLVLQPQE; encoded by the coding sequence GTGGCCGTGACCGACCTCTTCGCTCGCCGCGCGACGCTGGCCCGCTCGGTGCGGCTGCTGTCGCAGTTTCGCTACGAGCAGTCCGATCCGGCCCGCTTCTACGGCGCACTGGCCGCCGATACCGCCGCGATGGTGAGCGACCTGTGGCGCGCCGCCCACGCGGACTCCCCCGCGGGTCGCACGCTGCTCGACGTCGGGGGCGGCCCGGGCTACTTCGCGACGGCCTTCGCCGACGCCGGGGTCGGCTACATCGGGGTCGAGCCCGACCCGGCCGAGATGCACGCGGGCGGCCCCGCCGTCGCGGCGGGCCCGGGAACGTTCGTGCGGGCGTCGGGCATGGCGCTGCCGTTCGCCGACGCTTCGGTCGACATCTGCCTGTCGTCCAACGTCGCCGAGCACGTGCCGCGGCCCTGGCGACTCGGCACCGAGATGCTGCGGGTGACCAGGCCCGGCGGGCTAGCCGTGCTGTCCTACACGGTGTGGCTGGGCCCGTTCGGCGGCCACGAAATGGGCCTGACCCACTACCTGGGCGGCGAGCGCGCCGCCGCGCGCTACGCCCGCAAGCACGGCCATCCGGCCAAAAACGACTACGGGTCGTCGTTGTTCGAGGTGTCGGCGGCCGACGGCCTGACATGGGCCGCGAGCACCGGCGCCGCCCTGGCCGCTTTTCCCCGCTACCACCCGCGATGGGCGTGGTGGTTGACGCGCGTGCCGGTGCTGCGCGAGTTCCTCGTGAGCAATCTCGTGCTGGTGCTCCAACCCCAAGAGTGA
- a CDS encoding MIP/aquaporin family protein — protein MHLTSTIRRQQTPPTASALTRLRAGLPGAMLAEFFGTFVLLLLGLGTCALNAVGLPGSGRQSVPFGPANWLIIVFGWAFAVMLATYVAGGISGAHLNPAVTLAFAVARKFDWRNVIPYWVAQLIGAFSAAAAVYAVYGSAIDNYNAANHLTRPESQDTYSIFGTFPAEYFHGGYLGPLLDQLVGTAILVALVAALIDHRNQAPAGNMAPLIIGFVVAVIGCSYGTNAGYALNPARDFGPRVFTYFMGWGKLAFSGDYGGTTGYWWIPIVGPLVGAVVGIFTYDFFIGHVLDARATMLLTPEPGLAPLPTTHAASTVAGPVTVEDSADSESLGAEEDQAA, from the coding sequence GTGCACTTGACATCGACCATCCGCCGACAGCAGACACCGCCGACGGCGAGCGCGCTGACCAGGCTGCGCGCCGGGCTGCCCGGCGCGATGCTTGCCGAGTTCTTCGGCACCTTCGTCCTGTTGCTGCTCGGGCTCGGAACCTGCGCGCTCAACGCGGTCGGGCTGCCCGGGTCCGGCCGCCAAAGCGTGCCGTTCGGTCCGGCGAACTGGCTGATCATCGTGTTCGGGTGGGCGTTCGCCGTCATGCTCGCGACCTATGTCGCCGGCGGGATCAGCGGCGCGCACCTCAACCCGGCGGTCACCCTGGCCTTCGCGGTGGCGCGAAAGTTCGACTGGCGCAACGTCATTCCGTACTGGGTCGCCCAGCTGATCGGAGCCTTCAGCGCGGCCGCGGCCGTCTACGCCGTCTACGGCTCGGCCATCGACAACTACAACGCCGCCAATCACCTGACCCGTCCGGAGTCGCAGGACACGTATTCGATCTTCGGGACCTTCCCCGCCGAGTACTTCCACGGCGGCTACCTGGGTCCCCTGCTCGACCAGCTCGTCGGCACCGCCATCCTGGTCGCGCTGGTCGCGGCGTTGATCGACCACCGCAACCAGGCGCCGGCGGGCAACATGGCGCCCCTGATCATCGGCTTCGTCGTCGCGGTGATCGGCTGCTCTTACGGGACCAACGCGGGCTACGCGCTCAACCCCGCCCGCGACTTCGGGCCGCGCGTGTTCACGTACTTCATGGGCTGGGGGAAGCTGGCGTTCTCCGGCGACTACGGCGGCACCACCGGATATTGGTGGATTCCGATCGTCGGCCCGCTGGTCGGTGCCGTGGTCGGCATCTTCACCTACGACTTCTTCATCGGCCACGTGCTCGACGCGCGCGCGACGATGCTGCTGACGCCGGAGCCGGGCCTGGCGCCGCTGCCGACCACCCACGCCGCATCGACGGTGGCCGGACCGGTCACCGTCGAGGACAGCGCGGACTCGGAAAGCCTTGGAGCCGAAGAGGATCAGGCCGCCTAG
- a CDS encoding DedA family protein, with translation MFDSLLDALGNSWWAYPLILVSCTFDAILPLLPSETALLTGGILAANGSMLLGWVIVMAAIGAFVGDNLAYAIGHSADDFARRWITRGEKGQRSLDWAHRELDRHGGPLVIVARFLPGGRTATTIACGVLDFPYRQFVVFDAIGAVVWATLNTLIGYIGGNAFADNTVAAFAVAFGTALALAGIIELIRWIGRRTRQDGRVRR, from the coding sequence GTGTTCGATTCCCTGCTTGACGCGCTCGGCAACTCGTGGTGGGCGTATCCGCTGATCCTGGTCTCCTGCACTTTCGACGCCATCCTTCCCCTGTTGCCCAGCGAGACGGCGCTGCTCACCGGCGGCATCCTCGCCGCCAACGGGTCGATGCTGCTGGGCTGGGTGATCGTCATGGCGGCCATCGGCGCGTTCGTCGGCGACAACCTCGCGTACGCGATCGGTCACTCGGCGGACGATTTCGCCCGCCGCTGGATCACCCGCGGCGAGAAGGGACAGCGCAGCCTCGACTGGGCACACCGGGAACTGGACCGCCACGGCGGCCCACTGGTGATCGTGGCCCGGTTCCTGCCCGGGGGCCGCACGGCCACCACCATCGCCTGCGGCGTGCTGGACTTTCCGTATCGCCAGTTCGTGGTGTTCGACGCGATCGGCGCCGTCGTGTGGGCGACGCTCAACACACTGATCGGTTACATCGGCGGCAACGCCTTCGCCGACAACACGGTCGCGGCGTTCGCGGTGGCGTTCGGGACGGCGCTGGCGCTGGCCGGGATCATCGAACTGATCCGGTGGATCGGCCGCCGGACCCGGCAGGACGGGCGGGTGCGGCGCTAG
- a CDS encoding IS30 family transposase, whose translation MPSGFPHSPAVRRELFDRVCRGAPLVVAAQGMGVSTTRAWVWWRDAGAMKLHIGGRGQRGLLKPGNMSLPGGAGHRLSVSERVEIMRGRDGGLSAADIAERLGRDRTTIYREIRRNCNADGDYHALMAHARAAQKARRPKEFKLADNPLCAMIEGWMDQGWSPKLIAEVLARDHPGDRLAQVSHETIYQCLYVQTRGSLRADLHKCLSTKRAARKHRGSDNRRGVFSAGEEFTIADRPPEADDRAVPGHWEGDLIVGPHNSAIGTLVERSTRFTILLHLPGDRTAATVAAAMIEAMSELPEHLRRSITWDRGSEMASWRDIQLQLAAPVYFCDPHSPWQRGSNENTNRLLRFWFEKGSDLSGYTKADLRRIQDTLNQRPRPTLNLDTPAQRLTALLDQAA comes from the coding sequence ATGCCGAGTGGTTTTCCGCATTCGCCGGCGGTGCGTCGGGAGTTGTTCGACCGGGTATGTCGGGGAGCCCCGCTGGTTGTGGCGGCTCAAGGTATGGGCGTGTCAACGACCAGGGCGTGGGTGTGGTGGCGTGACGCTGGAGCGATGAAACTGCATATCGGAGGCCGGGGTCAACGTGGCCTGCTCAAGCCGGGCAACATGTCCTTGCCCGGTGGAGCGGGTCATCGGCTCAGTGTCAGCGAACGCGTGGAGATCATGCGCGGCCGCGACGGCGGACTCAGCGCCGCCGACATCGCCGAGCGGCTGGGTCGCGACCGCACAACGATCTACCGCGAGATTCGGCGTAACTGCAATGCCGACGGCGACTACCACGCTCTGATGGCGCATGCGCGGGCCGCGCAGAAAGCGCGGCGGCCCAAGGAATTCAAGCTCGCCGATAACCCGTTGTGCGCGATGATCGAAGGCTGGATGGATCAGGGCTGGAGTCCGAAACTGATCGCCGAGGTGTTGGCCCGCGATCACCCCGGTGACAGGCTGGCACAAGTGAGCCACGAAACCATTTATCAGTGCCTGTATGTGCAGACTCGCGGCAGTTTGCGCGCTGATCTGCACAAATGCCTGTCCACGAAGCGGGCCGCACGAAAGCATCGAGGCTCAGACAATCGTCGTGGGGTGTTTAGCGCCGGTGAGGAATTCACCATCGCTGATCGCCCACCTGAGGCTGATGACCGCGCCGTGCCGGGCCACTGGGAGGGCGACTTGATCGTGGGACCCCACAACAGCGCAATCGGCACCCTGGTGGAGCGCAGCACCCGCTTCACGATCCTGCTGCACCTGCCCGGTGACCGCACCGCGGCCACGGTAGCCGCCGCGATGATCGAGGCAATGAGCGAACTGCCCGAGCACCTGCGCCGCTCGATCACCTGGGATCGTGGCAGCGAAATGGCTAGCTGGCGCGACATCCAGCTACAGCTGGCCGCTCCGGTCTACTTCTGCGATCCCCACTCACCGTGGCAACGAGGCAGCAACGAAAACACCAACCGCCTGTTGCGATTCTGGTTCGAAAAAGGCAGCGACTTAAGCGGTTACACCAAAGCTGACCTCAGACGAATCCAAGACACCCTCAACCAACGCCCCCGACCCACGCTGAACCTCGATACCCCGGCCCAACGCCTAACCGCCCTCCTCGACCAAGCCGCCTAA
- a CDS encoding TetR/AcrR family transcriptional regulator, translating to MLASAAEVMRERGAAGVTIDAVLARSGAPRGSVYYHFPDGRNQILTEALRYSGDSITAIIDDAADRGARVLLQEFVEFWERLLTDGGFSAGCPVVAAAIGCSDGDDPKGPKLSAEAGAILGRWCTALTRAFVNDGFDDADAASLAVMSISALEGAVVLSRSTRNAGPLHQVGEQLEFLIKAKEFVLRNKIPGKPDGSR from the coding sequence ATGCTGGCCAGCGCGGCCGAGGTGATGCGCGAGCGCGGAGCCGCGGGCGTGACGATCGACGCGGTGCTCGCCCGCAGCGGCGCCCCGCGTGGCTCGGTCTACTACCACTTTCCCGACGGGCGCAATCAGATCCTGACCGAGGCGCTGCGCTACTCGGGCGACTCCATCACCGCCATCATTGATGACGCCGCCGACCGCGGTGCCCGGGTGCTGTTGCAGGAGTTCGTCGAATTCTGGGAGCGGCTCCTCACCGACGGCGGCTTCAGCGCCGGCTGTCCGGTGGTCGCGGCGGCGATCGGCTGTTCGGACGGCGATGATCCCAAGGGCCCCAAGCTCTCCGCCGAGGCCGGTGCCATCCTGGGCCGCTGGTGCACCGCGCTCACCCGCGCGTTCGTCAACGACGGCTTCGACGACGCCGACGCCGCATCGCTGGCCGTGATGTCGATCTCCGCGCTGGAGGGCGCCGTCGTCCTGTCGCGGTCCACCCGCAACGCGGGCCCGCTGCATCAGGTGGGCGAGCAACTCGAATTCCTGATCAAGGCAAAGGAATTCGTTCTCCGGAACAAGATTCCGGGCAAGCCTGACGGCTCGCGGTGA
- a CDS encoding class I adenylate-forming enzyme family protein, which yields MSISLLLEMAASGDAERTAVVSGDLRLTTQQLSDLADGGAGVVAASGAKHLVYVGTGGAMLPVLIFAAARAGVAFTPINYRLSAEGIQALIERLPEPLVVVDARYRDAIGDVSDRVMISDDFLEAARTAEPAAEFPDPDSVAIVLFTSGTTSQPKAVELSHNNLTSYVTGTVEFGAASDTDAALICVPPYHIAGVSAALSNLYAGRKMVYLPNFDAQEWVRLINAEHVTTATVVPTMLDRIITVLENGDGAAIELPSLRNLAYGGSKVGLPLVRRALELLPDVGFVNAYGLTETSSTIAVLTPDDHRAAQAASTADGARRLGSVGQAVAGIELEIRDEAGNVLPPGETGELFVRGEQVSGRYTGIGSVLDENGWFPTKDIAMLDDEGYLFIGGRSDDTIIRGGENIAPAELEEVLVEHPHVRDVAVVGVEDPQWGQAIVAVVVPAPGVDPDPAELREFVRKSLRGSRTPDEVVFRDELPTTATGKVLRREIIQTLTGLRAAPVQQ from the coding sequence ATGAGCATTTCCCTGCTGCTCGAGATGGCCGCGTCGGGCGACGCCGAGCGCACCGCGGTGGTATCCGGGGACTTGCGGCTGACCACGCAGCAGCTCAGCGATCTTGCCGACGGCGGCGCGGGGGTGGTCGCGGCCTCGGGCGCCAAGCACCTGGTCTACGTGGGCACCGGCGGCGCGATGCTGCCGGTGCTGATCTTCGCCGCGGCGCGCGCGGGGGTGGCCTTCACCCCGATCAATTACCGGCTCTCCGCCGAGGGCATCCAGGCGCTGATCGAGCGGCTGCCCGAGCCGCTGGTGGTCGTCGACGCCCGCTACCGCGACGCGATCGGCGACGTGTCGGACCGGGTGATGATCTCCGACGATTTCCTCGAGGCCGCGCGCACCGCCGAACCGGCGGCGGAGTTTCCCGACCCGGATTCCGTCGCGATCGTGCTGTTCACCTCGGGCACCACCTCGCAGCCCAAGGCCGTCGAACTCTCGCACAACAACCTGACCAGTTACGTCACCGGGACGGTGGAGTTCGGGGCGGCCTCCGACACCGACGCCGCCCTGATCTGCGTGCCGCCGTACCACATCGCCGGGGTCAGCGCCGCGCTGTCGAATCTGTACGCCGGCCGAAAGATGGTGTACCTGCCCAATTTCGATGCGCAGGAATGGGTTCGGCTGATCAATGCCGAGCACGTGACCACCGCGACGGTGGTGCCGACCATGCTCGACCGCATCATCACCGTGCTGGAGAACGGCGACGGCGCGGCCATCGAGCTGCCGTCGCTGCGCAACCTCGCATACGGCGGCTCCAAGGTCGGGTTGCCGCTGGTGCGCCGGGCCCTCGAGCTGCTCCCCGACGTGGGTTTCGTCAACGCCTACGGCCTGACCGAGACCAGCTCGACGATCGCGGTGCTGACTCCCGACGACCATCGCGCGGCGCAGGCGGCGTCGACCGCGGACGGCGCGCGGCGGTTGGGCTCGGTCGGGCAGGCGGTGGCCGGCATCGAGCTGGAGATCCGCGACGAGGCCGGCAATGTGCTGCCGCCGGGCGAGACCGGCGAGCTGTTCGTGCGGGGCGAGCAGGTCTCGGGCCGCTACACCGGGATCGGCTCGGTGCTCGACGAGAACGGCTGGTTCCCGACCAAGGACATCGCCATGCTCGACGACGAGGGCTACCTGTTCATCGGCGGGCGCAGCGACGACACCATCATCCGCGGCGGCGAGAACATCGCGCCCGCCGAACTCGAAGAGGTTCTGGTCGAGCACCCCCATGTGCGCGACGTCGCCGTGGTCGGTGTCGAGGATCCGCAGTGGGGCCAGGCGATCGTCGCGGTGGTGGTGCCGGCGCCGGGCGTCGACCCCGACCCCGCCGAACTGCGCGAGTTCGTCCGCAAGAGTTTGCGCGGATCACGCACTCCCGACGAGGTAGTGTTTCGCGACGAGCTGCCCACCACCGCCACCGGCAAGGTGTTGCGGCGGGAGATCATCCAGACCCTCACGGGATTGCGCGCCGCGCCGGTCCAGCAGTAA